The Pseudoalteromonas translucida KMM 520 genome segment AGCGTACATCAATGCGGGCGCTCTTGTCATCTAAAGTTATTAATGCCCACCTATTTCCTTTTTTATTAATTAGCACTCTGGCCGAAATTACAAGCCCTGCAGCTGTAGATATTACATCGCGATTAGTAGGCTGTAAATCGACCAATTTACCACTGGTATAATATTTTAGCTCGCGGCGATATTGATTTATTGGATGACCAGTTAAATAAAGACCAAGGGTTTCTTTTTCGCCATCGAGCCATTCGTTATCGGTGAGTCCTGTGGCTTTAATAAAGGCTTGCTCTACTTCATCAGGCTCAGTGGCTAATAAGCCAAATAAATCACTTTGCCCTAATAACTCTGCTTTATTGTGCTGATCGGCGGCGCGCATGGCACTTTTTAAGCTTGCCAATAACGTGGCGCGCCCTGATTGAGTTTTTTCAGGGCCTAGCTGGTCAAGTGCTCCCGAATAAATAAGTTTTTCGGTTACACGTTTATTTAAGCGTTTTAAATCAACTCGGGCACAAAAATCAAATAAATCTTTAAATGGTCCGCCCTTAGCGCGCGCTTCTAAAATTGCCTCTACAGGTGCTTCACCTACTCCTTTAATAGCACCAATACCGTAAACAATTTCGCCTTGCAGGTTTACAGTAAATTTGAACTCGCCAGCATTCACATCAGGCGGGAGCAAGGTGAGTTTCATGTTTTCACATTCATCCACCAAAATAACTATTTTGTCGGTATTATCCATATCGGCCGACATTACCGCAGCCATAAACTCTGCTGGATGATGGGTTTTCATCCACAGTGTTTGATACGACACTAATGCATACGCAGCGGAGTGCGATTTATTAAAACCATAACCTGCGAACTTTTCTACCAGATCGAAGATTTTAATTGCTAGTTCGCCGTCAATGCCGTTATTTCGCGCACCATCTTCAAATGTTGAACGCTGTTTTGCCATTTCTTCGGGCTTTTTCTTACCCATAGCTCGGCGCAGCATATCGGCGCCGCCTAGTGTATAGCCTGCTAATACTTGGGCTATTTGCATTACTTGTTCTTGATACAAAATAATGCCGTAGGTTGGCTCTAAAATAGGTTTTAAGCTTTCGTGCTGATACTGCGCATCAGGGTATGAGATTTCTTCGCGGCCTAATTTTCGGTCGATAAAGTTATCTACCATGCCCGATTGCAGCGGACCAGGTCGAAACAAGGCTACCAAAGCAATCATATCTTCAAAACTGTCGGGCTTTAAGCGCCTTACTAAGTCTTTCATGCCCCGTGATTCTAGCTGAAATACCGCGGTCGTTTCGGCGCGCAGTAGTAACTCAATACTCTTTTTATCATCCAGCGGAATAGTATTAATATCTACTGGCTCTTTACCGGTACGCGCTAAGCGCTCGTTGGTCATGTCGAGCGCCCACTGCAATATAGTCAGCGTTCGTAAGCCTAAAAAGTCAAACTTAACTAAACCGGCAGTTTCAACATCGTTTTTATCAAACTGGGTAACCGGAAATTTACCTTCGTCATCGCAATAAAGAGCAGCAAAGTCGGTAATTGTGGTGGGCGATATTACTACCCCACCCGCATGCTTACCGGCGTTACGTGTACACCCTTCGAGAATGCGACACATGTCGATTAAATCTTTTACTTCATTGTCGCCATCGTAGGCTTCTTGCAAGCGTGGCTCTATATCAAACGCCTTGGCAAGTGTCATCCCGGGATCGCCTGGGATCATTTTTGAAATACGATCAACAAAACCGTACGGGTGACCTAATACCCGGCCAACATCGCGTATTACCGCTTTTGCCGCCATGGTTCCAAAGGTAATAATTTGCGATACCGCGTTACGCCCATACAAGGCCGATACATGATCAATCACCTCATCGCGCCTATCCATACAAAAATCGACGTCGAAATCGGGCATTGAAATACGTTCTGGGTTCAAAAACCGCTCAAACAGTAAGTCAAATTCCAGTGGATCAAGGTCGGTAATTTTAAGCGCGTAGGCTACCAGTGATCCCGCACCTGACCCTCGGCCAGGGCCAACTGGAATATTGTTATCTTTGCTCCACTGAATAAATTCCATTACGATTAAGAAATAACCTGGAAATCCCATTTCGTTAATTACACCAAGCTCTATATCTAGGCGCTCATCGTATTCAACGCGTTTTTCTTTACGCTCTTGCTCATCAGGAAATAAAAACTGCAATCGCTCTTCAAGACCGTCTTGTGACACTTTAACTAAAAAATCTTCAATTTTAAGTGAGCCGGTCGGATAATCTGGTAAAAAGTAAGTGCCAAGTTGCACCGTTACATTACAGCGTTTGGCTATTTCTACGGTGTTTTGTAATGCCTCTGGAATGTCGCTAAATAACTCAGCCATTTGCTCTGGCGTTTTTAAGTATTGTTCTTCTGAAAACCGTTTAGGGCGGCGTTTATCATCCAGTGTATAACCATCAAAAATAGCCACGCGAATTTCGTGTGCTTCAAAGTTTTCTGGCTTTAAAAATACCACTTCGTTAGTGGCCACAACGGGTAATTGCTCTTTAGCAGCAAGCTCAACCGCCATGTGCAAGTAATCTTCTTCAAGCGGTCGATTAGTTCGCACCAGCTCAAGGTAGTAGTTATCACTAAAATGCTGTTTATAAAAACTAACAACCGATTCAATAACACTCGGATTATTTTTTAATAACGCTTTACCTAAATCGCCGTCTTTTGCACCAGAGAGTATTATTAATCCGGCTTTAAGTTCTATTAGCCAATCACGATCAATCACCGGGCGATGAAATACATGCCCGCGCTGATATGCTTTAGATATTAATAAAGTGAGGTTTTTATAACCTTGATTGTCTTTTGCTAAAATAGTAATGCGACTTGGTTCGTTTTCGAACTCAGGGCTGCGTAGCCAAAAGTCAGCACCCACTATAGGTTTTATACCTGTGCTGTGGGCTGTTTCATAAAAACGCACTAAGCCACATAAGTTCATTTGGTCGGTAATAGCAATTGCCGGCATTTGTAGCTCTTGTGCTTTGGCTACAATTGGCTTGGTTTTGGCAAGGCCATCAACCATCGAAAAATCAGAGTGAACTCTTAAGTGAACAAAATCTGGAGCAGCCATATTTACGCCTCACCCTTGGCTTGCGCTAATACACGTTGCACTGGTTTAAAGCTTTTACGATGTTCTTTTATTGCGCCATATTGCTCAAGCGCTGCAAAATGCGCTTTGGTTGGATAGCCTTTATGCCCAGCGAAACCATATTCTGGATGGCGTTTATCTAGCTCTACCATTTCGTTATCGCGCGCTACTTTAGCTAAAATTGAAGCGGCTGAAATTTCGGCTACTAAGCTGTCGCCTTTTACTATTGCTTGCGCCGCCATGGTTAACTTAGGTAGGCGGTTGCCATCTATAAATACAAATTCAGGTTGCGTGCTAAGCCCCTCTACTGCGCGAGTCATGGCAAGCATAGTGGCGTGCAGAATATTTAGCTCATCAATCTCTGTTGGGCTGCAGCGACCATACGCGTAACACAATGCTTTTTCTTGAATTTCAATGGCAAGTGCTTGGCGTTTTTTATCCGTTAATTTTTTTGAATCTGTTAATCCTAAAATAGGCTTAGTGGGATCTAAAATTACGGCAGCAGTTACTACGTCGCCAACAAGGGGGCCACGCCCTACTTCGTCAACGCCGGCAATAAGGGCTACGTTTGGTCGTTCAATTTGCATTTATTAACTCCGCTACAGCGTTGGCTGCTTGTTCGCTGGCATTTAACCTAATTTTTTCGTGAATCGCTAAAAAGCGTGCTTTTAATACTTGGTTATCGGTATTTAGCATAGGCGTAAGAGCTTGCGTTAAATTTGCTACATTGCACTCGCTTTGTAAAAACTCGGGCACGAGTTCTTCATCGGCCAATAAATTCGGCAATGAAAAATACTTTATATTAAAGGTAAATAAGCTTTTAAAAATCCAATAGCTCAGTGGTTTAATTTTATAACCCACTACCATGGGCTTTTTATACAGCATGCCTTCAAGCGTGGCAGTACCCGACGCTAATAAAATAGCATCGGCTGCTTGCATAGCCTGTTTTGATTGTCCATCCAGCAAACTAATTTTAAGCGTTGGCGCAGTGGCATTTAAAATTTCAGTAAACTGCGCTTTGCGTTTGGCGTTAACCAATGGCACCACAATTTTAAGTGCTGGGTTTTGCGCTTGTAACTGCACGGCTGTTTTAATATAGGTTTCGCTTAATAAGCCTACTTCTGAGCCGCGACTACCCGGTAGCAGGGCAAGTACTTTATCATCTGGGCTTAGACCTAGCTCTTTGCGGGCTTTGCTATCGTCGTGCTCAAGCGCTATATCGTCTGCTAATGTATGGCCTACAAATGTACAAGGTACTTGGTGCTTATCGTAAAATTCTTTTTCAAACGGTAATAATGCAAGCACTAAGTTAGTAGCAGCACTTATGGTATGAATGCGCTTTTCTCGCCATGCCCAAACCGAGGGGCTTACATATTGTACTGTTTTTATTCCGGCATCTTTAAGGGGCTTTTCTACGCGCAAGTTAAAATCGGGCGCATCTATGCCAATAAATACATCGGGTGGATTATCAATAAAATGTTGCACCAGTTGTTTACGTATTTTAAGCAAGCGCGGCAGACGCCCTAATACTTCAACTAACCCCATTACCGACAATTCATCCATGTCGTAAAGCGTGTTACAGCCTTGCGCCTGCATTTTAGGGCCTGCTATACCTTCAAAAATCGCATCGGGAAAATTTTTTTTAAGGGCTTTAATTAAGCCTTCACCTA includes the following:
- the dnaE gene encoding DNA polymerase III subunit alpha → MAAPDFVHLRVHSDFSMVDGLAKTKPIVAKAQELQMPAIAITDQMNLCGLVRFYETAHSTGIKPIVGADFWLRSPEFENEPSRITILAKDNQGYKNLTLLISKAYQRGHVFHRPVIDRDWLIELKAGLIILSGAKDGDLGKALLKNNPSVIESVVSFYKQHFSDNYYLELVRTNRPLEEDYLHMAVELAAKEQLPVVATNEVVFLKPENFEAHEIRVAIFDGYTLDDKRRPKRFSEEQYLKTPEQMAELFSDIPEALQNTVEIAKRCNVTVQLGTYFLPDYPTGSLKIEDFLVKVSQDGLEERLQFLFPDEQERKEKRVEYDERLDIELGVINEMGFPGYFLIVMEFIQWSKDNNIPVGPGRGSGAGSLVAYALKITDLDPLEFDLLFERFLNPERISMPDFDVDFCMDRRDEVIDHVSALYGRNAVSQIITFGTMAAKAVIRDVGRVLGHPYGFVDRISKMIPGDPGMTLAKAFDIEPRLQEAYDGDNEVKDLIDMCRILEGCTRNAGKHAGGVVISPTTITDFAALYCDDEGKFPVTQFDKNDVETAGLVKFDFLGLRTLTILQWALDMTNERLARTGKEPVDINTIPLDDKKSIELLLRAETTAVFQLESRGMKDLVRRLKPDSFEDMIALVALFRPGPLQSGMVDNFIDRKLGREEISYPDAQYQHESLKPILEPTYGIILYQEQVMQIAQVLAGYTLGGADMLRRAMGKKKPEEMAKQRSTFEDGARNNGIDGELAIKIFDLVEKFAGYGFNKSHSAAYALVSYQTLWMKTHHPAEFMAAVMSADMDNTDKIVILVDECENMKLTLLPPDVNAGEFKFTVNLQGEIVYGIGAIKGVGEAPVEAILEARAKGGPFKDLFDFCARVDLKRLNKRVTEKLIYSGALDQLGPEKTQSGRATLLASLKSAMRAADQHNKAELLGQSDLFGLLATEPDEVEQAFIKATGLTDNEWLDGEKETLGLYLTGHPINQYRRELKYYTSGKLVDLQPTNRDVISTAAGLVISARVLINKKGNRWALITLDDKSARIDVRLYSDEFEKYQDMLQVNNILVISGQVSFDNFSGGITMTAREINTIAQAREKRIKAIKMTLNMVQVEAGFFDKLQKVLEPYKMGTCPIKVYYQRPDALAQLTLGIEWCVTPSDDLIHKLSLMAAQDVELEFN
- the rnhB gene encoding ribonuclease HII; translated protein: MQIERPNVALIAGVDEVGRGPLVGDVVTAAVILDPTKPILGLTDSKKLTDKKRQALAIEIQEKALCYAYGRCSPTEIDELNILHATMLAMTRAVEGLSTQPEFVFIDGNRLPKLTMAAQAIVKGDSLVAEISAASILAKVARDNEMVELDKRHPEYGFAGHKGYPTKAHFAALEQYGAIKEHRKSFKPVQRVLAQAKGEA
- the lpxB gene encoding lipid-A-disaccharide synthase — protein: MNKDQKQLRIGIVAGELSGDILGEGLIKALKKNFPDAIFEGIAGPKMQAQGCNTLYDMDELSVMGLVEVLGRLPRLLKIRKQLVQHFIDNPPDVFIGIDAPDFNLRVEKPLKDAGIKTVQYVSPSVWAWREKRIHTISAATNLVLALLPFEKEFYDKHQVPCTFVGHTLADDIALEHDDSKARKELGLSPDDKVLALLPGSRGSEVGLLSETYIKTAVQLQAQNPALKIVVPLVNAKRKAQFTEILNATAPTLKISLLDGQSKQAMQAADAILLASGTATLEGMLYKKPMVVGYKIKPLSYWIFKSLFTFNIKYFSLPNLLADEELVPEFLQSECNVANLTQALTPMLNTDNQVLKARFLAIHEKIRLNASEQAANAVAELINAN